The genome window GGAAGCATTGCTAGTGCAAGGGCTTCAACAAACTCTCCAGGAAATCAAAATGGAAAACTTAAAGTAACTGCAGACATTTTTGGAAAAACATTATTTGCCATTGATCAAGATATTGGCAAATTAGGTTATAAGGAAGAAAAAACATTATTCGATACACCAATCCAACACGAAGTAAGCACTCGCTTTACAGTTGGACCTATTCCAGTAAGGCTTGCTGCTGGTATTAGAGGCCAAAATATTATGCGCTGGGGTGTTGAATTGGTTCCTTTACAAGTCCAATCCTATCTTCAGCACTATGCGGGAATTGATGCTTATGCTTCTGCAGCGGTAGATATTTATGTAGCAGGAGCAGGTGTCGTAGGGCGTCTATTGCTTGTAGGAATTGACACTCGTGTTTCCGCAGGAGGATTTGTTGAATTTAATGATGTCCCTGCATTAAAACTAGAATTATTAGGAACAACTCAATTAAATGCATTACAAGGTGACATCAGGCTTTTTGTTTATGCTTATTTACCTTCTTGGAAATTTTGGAAAGGATTTGTTGAACGAAAAGAATGGTCAACAAGCCTTTGGAGCTATAATGGTTACCAAGTAAACGCAACAATTTTTGATTACTCTGCTAAACTTACTCCTACTGGCTTTTCAGCAAAAGGTGACTTAAGTGTTGAGGATGTCCAAGAACAACTTGCTATTGATACAAAATTAAAACGCGAAGAAAAAATAAATAAACTTGAATTTGAAGTTTTAAATCGAATTTCCGAAACCATGAACTCTATTGCAAATGATCTACACAGTGAAAGTAATTTAAATTTAATTAAATCAGAATCGTTAGTTCAAAAAAATAGTGATATATTAAATCAAGCATTTAATGGATACTACAATATTTTAGCAAAATGGATTGAGAAGGATTAAGAATGAAAAAAATATTTTACATTTCTTCACTAGCAATAATTTTTTTTTGGGAATAGCTTTTTATTATAAAATATCATTATTTCCAAAAGAAATGAAACCTATTAGTTGCAATCCTAATGAAAAATCAACTTTTTTTGTGAACTATAAAACCTCTAATGAAACAAATTTTTCTCAGTTTAATAAAAACCCTGAAAAATTAAATTTTGAACTGAACGGTGAAATTTCTGAAATTTGTCTAAACTCAGCAGACAATTTAGAATTCTTGTTTGATTTTTCAAAAATCCAAGTAAAATCAAATTCATCTATTTTAAATATAAATTCTATCGAACCAAATTTTGCATTTGTAAATATTCTAGTTTCTAATATAGGTGAAATAATACAGATAAAAAGCAGTCAAGATATCGAACCTCTTCTTTTAAATTTGTATAAAGAATATGTAAAAAATTCCTTTGCTAATTTCAAAAACTATAATGGATCAGGAAAAATATGGGAAAATGAATTGCTCGGATTTGAAGGTAAAAGCAAATATTCATATAATTTTCTTCATTCAGGTATATTACAAAGAAGATTTGTTGATGATCTTCCGAATACAAATTCCTATGTTATAAATACGGGTAAAAATGTTGAGAAAAAATATTCATCTGATTCTATTACATCTTTTACATTAGATAAAAGAAATTTGAGCAAAAAAATTAGCATGATTAGAAAATCAAAAACATACCTAAATAATAGAATGATAGCGGAAGAAAATACAATTTTTGAGAAAAATGTACTTACTGAAAAGCAAACTTCTGCACTAGATAAAAAAATTCTAAATTCACTTGTTAGTAATGATTTAAAAGGGGAAGAAATAAACGAAAGACTAATGAAAAAAGTGTTACTTGAAAATTTTAAATTTAAAGATTTTTCTTCCTTTCTTAATAGTTACACAGAAAGTAAAAAGGAAAATGAAACAGAATATTTCCTGCAACTTAAATCTTTAATGAGCTTAAACCAAAATACTTTCAATGAAATTTTAAATTTCACAAATAAAAATTCAATTTCCAATACTTTTCAAAATATTTTAATATCTGCTGCTATCTCTTTAGGAACTCCTGAGTCTCAATCGTTTTTAATTGAGTTGTTTAATCAAGAAAAAGATCTTAATAGAAAAATTGTAATTTTAGGTAATTTAGGAAATGTTGAACATCCCTCAAAAAATACTGAAGACTTTATTTTCGCACAATTAAATCCGAATAATAATTTAAACTTATATAATACTGCAGAACTAGCATTGGGCAATATTGCAAGTAACTTAAAAAATTATTCTCCTGAAAGAGAAGTTTATATATTTAACTCACTTCTAAATATTCTAAAAGAAAATCCTAATTCCATAAAAAGACAAGTTACAATTTATGCACTAGGAAATTATGCTGATTCTAAAATTCTTGAAACATTAAAACAAGAATTATCCTCAAGTGATGAAGATGTAAGAAAAGCAGCCGTTTATGCGCTAAGGTTTATAAATCTAGCAGAACCAGATGATTTACTAGCAAAAGTATTACGCAATGAAAAAAGAGAAAGTGTTACTCTTTCTGCTTTAGAAGCAATTTCTTTTCGCAAACAAAGAGATGATATTGTTTCATTAGAAAGAATTTTATTACATGAAAGTCCCTCAGAACTGATTAGAATGCAAGTTTTGAAAAATTTTTCTTTGATAGGACTGCAAAACGAAATTAATTATGCAAAAAATTATGATAGTGCCAAATCTATAAGAACCTATGCCGAAAATCTTTTACTAAGATTTAAATATGACTTTTAAAACTTCTTTAATCAATTGAAATAAATAATAGTAATTAAATAATTTTATGTTTTACAAAAATATAGTATTTTAATAATAGACAAAAAAATGACAAATATTTTTAAATTTAATACCTATTAATATAAAATATTTATGGATTTTCTAAACACTAACCGGAGGTTTTTATGTTTGATTTGCCACCACAAGTAGAGGCCGTAGAACCTAATAGTATCCAAGCAGTCGAAATCAGTTCTGCAAAAGTTGTTGTTCCTTATGCTGATGTAAATAGAACAGTTTTACAAGTTAATAATCAAACTGGATATAAAGTATTTATTGCTACAAC of Pigmentibacter sp. JX0631 contains these proteins:
- a CDS encoding HEAT repeat domain-containing protein, which translates into the protein MRRIKNEKNILHFFTSNNFFLGIAFYYKISLFPKEMKPISCNPNEKSTFFVNYKTSNETNFSQFNKNPEKLNFELNGEISEICLNSADNLEFLFDFSKIQVKSNSSILNINSIEPNFAFVNILVSNIGEIIQIKSSQDIEPLLLNLYKEYVKNSFANFKNYNGSGKIWENELLGFEGKSKYSYNFLHSGILQRRFVDDLPNTNSYVINTGKNVEKKYSSDSITSFTLDKRNLSKKISMIRKSKTYLNNRMIAEENTIFEKNVLTEKQTSALDKKILNSLVSNDLKGEEINERLMKKVLLENFKFKDFSSFLNSYTESKKENETEYFLQLKSLMSLNQNTFNEILNFTNKNSISNTFQNILISAAISLGTPESQSFLIELFNQEKDLNRKIVILGNLGNVEHPSKNTEDFIFAQLNPNNNLNLYNTAELALGNIASNLKNYSPEREVYIFNSLLNILKENPNSIKRQVTIYALGNYADSKILETLKQELSSSDEDVRKAAVYALRFINLAEPDDLLAKVLRNEKRESVTLSALEAISFRKQRDDIVSLERILLHESPSELIRMQVLKNFSLIGLQNEINYAKNYDSAKSIRTYAENLLLRFKYDF